GCAATGGTCACAAGAGGTGCGCTGGGCAGGTGATTTCTCTAAAAAACTGAGCGGTGTATTCGGTTTGTTTGCATTCGGACAGAATCTGAAATCGGACCCTTATCACACTGAAGAATCGGGTGTGGATACCTGGCGTTTTTCCCAAAATACGACCAACACCGCACTGTGGAAAACCACCGGTCTGTTTGACGGATTCGGTATCCATACCACTTCAGAACTGAACACGTTCAGTGGTGCTCTCTTCGGACAGCTAGACTGGGCCGTAACCAAAAAACTGCATGTACAACCGGGGCTTCGTGCCAATTATGATAAAAAGAAAGTGAACTTCGACCGTCAGACTTACGGCGGATTGCAAACCACTGATGCTGCATTGCTGAAACTAAAAAATGCGGTGTACACCAACCAGACTTTCAACGCAGATGTGGACAATACCAACTTCTCCGGTCAATTCACGGTAAGCTATAAGTTCAGAAAAAACATCAATGCATTTGCAACCTACTCTACCGGTTACAAGCCTGTGGGACTGAACCTCGGCGGTCTGCCTACCGGAACTGACGGTAAACCGTTACTTGACCTTGCAGTAATCAAACCGGAACGTGTACACCACGTGGAAGTAGCAGTAAAAACCTCTCCGACAAAGTTCTCTACGCTAAATATTACTGCGTATAATTCAGATATCAAAGACTACCAGACTCAGGTACAGTCTCCCGAACTAGGTGTAAACCGCGGTTACCTGGCCAATGCTGAAAAAGTTCGCGTTCGTGGTGTGGAAATCGAAGGGGATATCAAAGCGAATAAGCATTTCACCTTCAACGGTTCTGCTGCTTACACTGATGCTAAATACCTATCGTTCAAAAACGCACCACTTCCGTTGGAGGAAACCGGTAAAACCGACAACGGCGTTCAGGTAGCATTCAAAGACATCTCCGGCGGCGAACTTCCCGGTGTATCCAAATGGGCCGGTTCATTGGGTGGTGATTACAGCACAGCGGCAAAATTCTTAGGTCAGAAGGGCGATTTCTTCGTAGCGCTTGACACTTATGCTCGCTCTACCTTCTCCTCTAACCCATCACCTTCAAAATATCTGGTAGTTAAAGGATATGCCCTGCTGAATGGCCGCATCGGGTTCCGCAGCTCAAAGAAAGTATCAGTGTTCTTCTGGGGACGCAACCTGCTCAACAAAAACTACTTCGAGCAATTGCTGCCGGGCGCCGGAAACTCTGGTCAATATGCAGGTGTACTGGGCGACCCGAGAACTTACGGTATCACGCTGAAATACACCCTGTAATCAACTACATGGATGTACCCACATAGATTAATCATTCAAAGACAATTCGTTTAGAA
The Parabacteroides sp. FAFU027 DNA segment above includes these coding regions:
- a CDS encoding TonB-dependent receptor gives rise to the protein MKLRIYLPYLLFILAALPVSVLAQQVTGKVIDSNSGEPLIGVTLKLEGTNTAIQTDAKGKFILKTSKKPPLTISVSYTGYQKQEYIIENTEDELTFDLHQDYNILNQVVVTSRRRKETVQESPIPVSVVTGVKVAEAGAFNVNRLKELIPTVQLYSSNPRNTGLSIRGLGTTFGLTNDGIDPGVGFYVDGVYYARTAATTLDFIDVERVEVLRGPQGTLFGKNTTAGAFNVTTRKPSFKPGANFELSYGNYGYIQAKSSITGPLSKKLAGRFSFSGTQRDGLIYNVATQQHVNDLNNLGGRAQLLYRPSDKTDIILAADASRQRPNGYAQVYAGTAPTLRANYRQFSQIIADLGYTLPSTNPFDRVIDQDTPSRSFQDLGGVSLNIETELGKGTLTSTTAWRYWNWNPSNDRDFTGLQALALSQAPSKHQQWSQEVRWAGDFSKKLSGVFGLFAFGQNLKSDPYHTEESGVDTWRFSQNTTNTALWKTTGLFDGFGIHTTSELNTFSGALFGQLDWAVTKKLHVQPGLRANYDKKKVNFDRQTYGGLQTTDAALLKLKNAVYTNQTFNADVDNTNFSGQFTVSYKFRKNINAFATYSTGYKPVGLNLGGLPTGTDGKPLLDLAVIKPERVHHVEVAVKTSPTKFSTLNITAYNSDIKDYQTQVQSPELGVNRGYLANAEKVRVRGVEIEGDIKANKHFTFNGSAAYTDAKYLSFKNAPLPLEETGKTDNGVQVAFKDISGGELPGVSKWAGSLGGDYSTAAKFLGQKGDFFVALDTYARSTFSSNPSPSKYLVVKGYALLNGRIGFRSSKKVSVFFWGRNLLNKNYFEQLLPGAGNSGQYAGVLGDPRTYGITLKYTL